The Paenalcaligenes faecalis genome has a window encoding:
- the atpE gene encoding F0F1 ATP synthase subunit C: MTNVAFVALACGIIVGLGAFGASIGIALMGGKYLEASARQPELMNALQTKMFLLAGLIDAAFLIGVGIAMLFAFANPFIG, from the coding sequence ATGACCAACGTTGCTTTCGTTGCCCTTGCTTGCGGTATTATCGTCGGTCTGGGTGCGTTTGGTGCCAGTATCGGTATTGCTCTAATGGGTGGTAAGTACCTAGAAGCTTCTGCTCGCCAACCTGAGCTAATGAACGCTTTGCAAACCAAAATGTTCCTTTTAGCAGGTCTAATTGATGCGGCCTTCCTAATTGGTGTTGGTATTGCCATGTTGTTTGCGTTCGCTAACCCTTTTATCGGTTAA
- a CDS encoding F0F1 ATP synthase subunit B — protein MNLNATLFFQMIVFFVLAWFTMTFVWPPLTKAIDDRRQKIADGLAAAEKGKADLAQAQARISLMEASAKSDNHSRLADAEKQAAALIEQARHEAEAEKARIIAQAQQDAAQEVQRLRDTLRGEVAVLAVKGAEQILQREVDSKAHAQLLEQLKAQL, from the coding sequence GTGAATTTAAACGCGACTCTCTTTTTTCAGATGATCGTGTTTTTCGTCTTGGCATGGTTTACGATGACATTCGTATGGCCACCCCTGACAAAAGCAATCGATGATCGTCGCCAGAAAATCGCTGATGGCTTAGCCGCCGCCGAAAAAGGCAAGGCTGACCTCGCTCAAGCTCAGGCACGTATCAGTCTGATGGAAGCTTCCGCAAAGTCTGATAACCATTCGCGCTTGGCTGATGCTGAAAAGCAAGCTGCTGCGCTAATCGAACAGGCTCGCCACGAGGCAGAAGCGGAAAAAGCGCGCATTATTGCGCAAGCTCAACAGGACGCTGCCCAAGAAGTACAACGTCTACGCGATACATTGCGTGGCGAGGTAGCGGTGTTGGCAGTTAAAGGCGCCGAGCAGATTCTGCAACGCGAAGTTGACTCCAAAGCGCATGCCCAGCTGCTAGAGCAGCTTAAGGCTCAACTTTAA
- a CDS encoding F0F1 ATP synthase subunit delta, protein MAELSTIARPYAEALFASTRNEGTLEQWSALLSEMAQVAGHPEVNKVLATPGLSNQQRYELFAGLMKTPLSDKARNFLELLVGNERVLLLPQIAEQFEVLKHQLEGTELAHITSAYELSQEQVNDLVAGLEKKFGLKLIPEVTVDAALIGGVRVMVGDQVLDTSVQAQLARMRDTLAA, encoded by the coding sequence ATGGCTGAACTATCGACTATTGCCAGACCTTACGCCGAGGCTCTTTTTGCGTCTACACGCAATGAGGGGACGCTAGAGCAGTGGTCGGCCCTGTTGTCCGAAATGGCTCAGGTGGCCGGTCACCCAGAGGTTAATAAAGTACTAGCTACACCAGGACTTTCTAACCAACAGCGTTACGAGCTTTTTGCAGGTCTGATGAAAACCCCGCTTTCTGACAAAGCGCGGAACTTCCTTGAATTGCTGGTAGGCAACGAGCGAGTATTGCTTTTGCCCCAAATCGCCGAGCAATTTGAGGTTTTAAAACACCAACTCGAGGGTACTGAGTTGGCGCACATTACGAGCGCCTATGAATTAAGCCAAGAGCAAGTCAACGATCTCGTTGCCGGGCTCGAAAAGAAATTCGGCTTAAAACTTATACCCGAGGTGACCGTGGACGCTGCTCTGATCGGTGGTGTACGCGTAATGGTTGGTGACCAAGTACTAGACACTTCCGTGCAGGCCCAGCTGGCCCGTATGCGCGACACACTGGCAGCTTGA